The sequence GTCCGCGGTGAGATCGTGCTCGGTACCGCCAGCCGTCAGCGTCACCGCCGGCTCACCGCCGTCAGAGTAGGAGGGTGCCGCCCGGTCCAACCGCGCGAGCACGAACTCCTCCCCCGGCGCCGGCGCGAACGCTTCCTCGCCCAAACCGAAGCTGGTGGCATACGGCTCCTCGATCGTGTCGAGGACCTCCAGGGAGGTCAGCTGGAAAGCCACGTGCGGCATGGCAACCGCGGCATCGGTGATCTGCTGATCCAGGGCAGCCATCGAGTAGCTCTGGCTCAGGTCCAGATATCCGGGGCTCCTCTGCTCGGGGCTGCACGCCGTCAACCCAGCGGCAACCAGCAACACTCCGACACCAGCGGCGATCCTTCTCACAGCGCCGATGCTAGGGGCTCACCTCTCGGCGCCAGGCCGCCGGGAGCGGGCAGAACTGCCCACCCGAGGGCTCAGCCGCTCTGGGCCTGCTCGTGGGCGCGGATGGCTGCTACCTTCTCGGCCGAGGCCGAGCTCTCGTCGAACCGATAGTCGAGCCATTCGGAGGCCAGCCGTTTGGCGACTTCGAGACCGATCACGCGCTGGCCGAAGGTGAGCACACTCGCGTCGTTGGAGAGCACGGAACGTTCTACCGAGTAGCTGTCATGCGCGGTCACGGCGCGCACTCCCGGGACCTTGTTCGCCGTGATCGCCATTCCGAGTCCCGTTCCGCAGATGAGCAGGGCCCGGTCGGCCTCTCCGCGGGTGAGACGGCCGGCGGCCTCGACGGCGACATCAGGGTAGATGGTGTGTTCCTCGGACGTGACGCCGACGTCGGTCACCTCCGCCACACGCGGGTCGGCTTCGAACAGCGCCTTGATGGCCGTCTTGTACTCATAACCGGCGTCGTCACTTCCGACGACGATCCGCCACGTGGTGGACATCGGTGGTCAACTCCTCTTCTCGGGTGGGTCTAGGTCACGGCACGTGCGGCTGCACGGGCACGTCTAGGTGGAGATCACCTGTTCACGGTCATCGTCGATCCACGCACCTGCAACTCCGGGGCGAACCGGCGGTGTGCCGGGGCGTGGTCACTCCCGGTGCGGACGCGTTGGATGATCCAGTCGACGGCGGCCGCACCGATCTCCTGGACCGGCGCCCGCACCGTCGTCAGCCCCGGGTTGAGGAAGGCCGAGAACGGGTGGTCGCCTTGCCCACAGACGCCCAGGTCTTCGGGCATGGACAGTCCGAGCTCGTTCGCAGCACGGTATACACCAAGGGCAAGGAAGTCGTTACCGGCGATGACGCCGGTTCCCCGCGGGATGTGTGCCAGCCGTCGCCGTGCTTCGGCATAGGCGGACTGCGGCTGCCACGGCAGCGTGCTGTTGTTCTCCCGCGGACTCTCGATCCGGACGATCGAGACGTCCTCGGGCGCCCGCCCTCGGGCTACACAGGCACGGTGGACACCGGCGATTCGCGAGTGCACCGTGGTGATCTCCAAGTCCTCCTCGAACACCACGAGCGGCCAGTGACCACTGTCGAGCATGTGCACCGTGGCATCGTAAGCACCCTGCTCGTAGTCGATGCCGACCAGCTCGCAGTCCACCTCGAGCAGCGGTCGGTTGACGCAGATCATCGGCACCCCGTTGGCCATCAGACGCTGCCACGGGGCGTCGGAGCCCTGAGAGGACACGACGATCGCGCCATCGACCCGCCACCGCAGCATCGCATCGACGGCGCTCTCCTCGTTCTGCAGGTTCTCCTCCGTTGCCGCGAGGTGCAGCATGTAGCCGTCTTTCCGGCTGCGCCGCTCGACTACGCTGAACAGCTCGGAGTAGAAGGGGTTGGACGGATTCGTCATGACCAGTCCGAGGCTGTTCGCAGAGCCCAGCACGAGTGCGCGGGCAGCAGCATTGGGGACGTAACCCAGTCGGCGCGCCTCCGCCAGGATCTTGTCCCGCGTGGTCGGACTGATGCTGCCCGAGCCGCGGAGCGCACGCGAGACGGTGTTCGCAGTCATCCCGACGTTCTGCGCGATCGTCTTGATCGTCGGCGGTCGAGCGGCCTCCGGCGTCATGGCCCACGCCTCCGATACACGATCCCCTACCCCACCATCATCCGAACCTTCGCGAGACCACGGCCTGCAGACCCACAGAACATGCTACGCGGACCCGGCAACGGGCACTCCTCACTTCACCGACCCGCTCATCAGTCCGCTGACCAAGTGCCGACCAAGAGCGAACAGGAGAACCAGGATCGGCACCACGGCAAGGATCGCGGCCGCTGTCAACGGTCCCCAAGCCCTCCCGAAAGCAGTGATATAGGAGTAGATCGCTACCTGTACCGGCCGCAGCGTGGGGCTCTGCACGAGCACGGTCCCAGCCAGGAACTCACTCCAGGCCCCGATGAAGACGAGCATTCCAGCCGCGAAGATCCCCGGACGGCACAGGGGCAGGATCACTCGGGCGAGAATGCCGATATTCGACAGGCCATCGAGCTTGCCGGCTTGGTCCAGCTCTGTGGGCACCGCCTCGATCGCACCTTTCATCACCCAGGTGGCGAGCGGAAGGTTCAGCGCGAGGTAGATCAACGGCAGCGTGTACCACTGGTTGCTGACGCCCAGCGCCGTGAAGTAGATGTAGGTGGGGACCACCAGAATCGCTGCTCCCATCGCAAGGGGAACGCAGGCCACGATGACATAGAAGACCAGCTGCCTCATCCGAAACCTGAGGCGGTCCAGCGCGTACGCGGTCATCGAGGCAAGGATCACGGCGAGGCAGGTCGCCATCGCTCCGTAACCAAGGCTGGTGAGGAACGCCTTGCCGAAACTGCCGAAGATGACCGTCTCATAGTGTTCGGTCGTCGCGCTGAAGCCCCACAGTCTCGGTTGTGGCGACAGGATCTCCTGCACGGGTTTGAGCGAGGTCGCCATTCCCCACAGCACGGGGAGCAGATTGACCAGGGCGATCAGAGCAACCCCGACCATCGCCGCGAGGCGGCCGACGAACGCGTTCTGCCGTTGGCCATTCATAGGTCCGGCCTCCCAATTCGGCTCAGCCTGGTATAGGCAAGAACGAGGAATATGTTGATCACCATCGCGGCGCTCGCTAGCGCTGCGGCACCGCCGAACTCGAGGTCGGTGAACGCCGTCTGATAGATCTGCAGCGCCAAGGTCATCGTCGCGTCACCAGGGCCGCCGCCGGTCACGACGAGGGGCACCTCGGCGTTGTTCAGGCTGCTCACCAGCAGGACGATGACCACGATGGTCAGTGATGTCCTCAACAGCGGAACGGTGAGTAACCAGAATCGTTGCAGCGCTGAGGCGCCGTCGACCTTCCCGGCCTCAAAGACTTCTGCGTCAATCGACTTCAGGCCGGCAACGAGCAGCAGCACCGCAAAGCCGAGCGTGCGCCACGTGGCTACCAGAATGAGGCTCACCATGGCGCTCGCTGGTTCCAGTAGCGGGGTGATTCTCGAGCTGAAGAGCACCTCCGCGAGCCATGATCCGATTCCCAGGCTCTCCAACCAGGTCCACCGAAACAACAGCGAGGCCACAACCGTCGAGAGCACCCAGGGAACGATGACGACGACTTGCAACGCCAGCGACCGGTTACGGGTGAGCCGGTCCAACAAGGAGGCGATGGGAAGCGCGAGCGCCACCGTGAGCACGACAGTGCCGGCCACGAAAACTGCCGTACGAGCCAACAACGGCACTGTCGAGGAGGTGAACACCGCCTGCTGCCAGTTCTCCAGCCCGGCAAACCCGGCCACGGTCGCGAGCCGCAGGTCCAGCAGGCTGTAGACGAAGGCGAAGATCGTCGGCAGGACGAGAACGATCAGCAACAGAATCGCGGTGGGGGCGAGGAGGAGAGCGGCAAGACGCCGCTCCCCTCCTCGAATCGTTGGCGCAGACGACATCAGTCAGCGGCGAATTCTTCGGCCGCAGTCTGCAGCGCCGTCGCCGGATCCGTACCGTTGGTCATCACGTCGAGCACGATCTGGTTCATCACCGGGCGATAGTCCCCACCGGCGCCGGCGGGAGGAAGCCACCCGTCGTCGAACGCGGCATCGGCCACCTGGAGATACTCCGGTAGATCGAGCTCTTCAGTCGTCGATTGACGGGCCGGCGACTGCCCAGCGGTCTCTACCCACAACCTGTCCGCCTCGGGGCTGATCAGGTGGGCGGCGAATCGTGCGGCGGCTTCCTGGTGCGGGCTTCCCGACCAGACGCCGACGGTCCACCCGTTGATGACGTTCGAGGTGCCCTCGGCGGACGGGAACAGAGCGAAGCCGGTCTCCTCCTCGCCGAGTTGCTCCTGGATCGTGGGGACACGAGTGGCCGAGGCCATAGCGGCAACGCAGTTTCCTGCGGAGAACTGCTCGTAGGGATCCTCACTGCTCCAGGTGACGGACTCCGGCGGTGTGATGCCGTCCTCGACCAGACCCACCGTGTAGTCGAGCGCTTCGACCGCCTCGGGTGTATCCCACATCGGCGCACCGTCATCAGCGAACAGCGTGCCCTGCTCGTAGACCATCCGTGCTGCGAGCGTCGTGACATCGGAGGTGGCTTCGCTGAAACCTTGGCAGAAGCCCCACTGGTCACTGTCGCCGAGTTCGCTGAGGGTCTCGGTGAACTTCTCCCAGGTGTCGAGATCGCTCGGCGAGACGCCAGCCTCCTCGAAGAGGTCGGCGCGGTAGAGATACCCCATGGCTACCCGGGAGAGCACCACCCCGTAGGTCTCGTCACCCTCGGTCAACCGTTGCCAGAACGCATCGTCCAGGTCTTCTCGGTCCTCGTCCGTGAAGGCGCCGGAGACATCGGCGAACAGTTGATTATCCAGTACCGGATCGAGATCGAGGACGGTCACCCAAGCGAGGTCGGGTGCATTGCCCGAGGCAGCCGCGGCCATGAACTGCGGCGCCAGCAGGGACCACTGCGAGGTCTGCACCTCGACGTTGATTCCTTCATTGGCCTCTTCGAAGGAGTCAATCAGCTCCCGCAAGGCGACTTCTCGTCCACTCTGACCGTTCGGATCGAGGAACGTCGACATGGTGATCGTGATCGGCCCATCCTCTTCTGAGCCGCCTGGACCGCACGCTGCGAGACCCAGGGCAGTGGCCACCGCGACACCCGCTATAGCGGCCTGACGTTGCTTTGTCATCTTCTATCCTCCGTTGGACTAGATTCCGAACTTCTTTGCCCGGTATCTGTGACTCATCGAGCCGTTCCCGGCCCAGGCGCGCGCTCCGCGCCCAGGCCGGTCCGACTACGCCTTGAGAGCCAGAAAGATCGACCCCTTCACCTGCCCTTGGCCGGCAACCGAGCCGCGGACCCGCAGCCACCCGCCGAAGTCGCGCACCGACCAGGACGTCACCCGGGAACCGGCCACGTGCGGCTGCACGTCCTCGAGCGGGCACCAGTCCAGACCGTCCGGCGAGATCTCCGTCTCGAGTCGGAACTCCACCCCGTTCGGCGGCTCGTCCAGCACCACGAACCAGCGGGCCTCTCGGGCCCATGCGACCTCATAGGGTTCGGTGGCGAACTCCGAGGCGAATTCAGTATTGCGTTCGATCAGAACAGTCAGCGATTCATTCACGGTGGTCACCAGTCAATCGAAACGAGGGCGGAGTCGATGTAGAGGAAGTTGCGCACGTCGGCATGGGTGCGCACCGAGAAGTAGAAGTTCAGCAGCCCGTTGAGGGAGCGGTACTTCTCCGTATAGAGCGGAACGTCAACCTGTGAGGTGTCGTAGATTCTGTCGTTGACCTGAAGTTCGACGTTCGTCCGCGTCTCGGTGTCGAATTGCCACCGCAGATAGTGCCAGTTGATCTTCGTCGGCACCTCGTTGTAGCAGAGGTCCTGCGGCTCGGTGAACGGCTTCCAGTCATCGGGATTGGGCGCTGTGAAGTCGTCGAGCTTGCTGTAGTTCACCTTGCCGTCGAAGCGCTCTTTGCCGGTCGGCTCCACCACGGTCGGCGCCCACCAGCGGCGGTCCGGGACATTGTCCATCGTGGTGTTCATGTACCGAGCGACAACGTGGTACCGCGTGCCGTCGTCCATGTCGCTGCCGAGGGTGAAGGCCCCGAACAGGTCTTCGGACGGGTGGTAGTTGCCGTCCCACTCCTTGGGCGGGGCGTTCTTCGGATCCAGAGCCCTGGCCTCGGACTTGTAGGTGAAGTAGGCCTCCAGCTGCACTTTGCCGCGTACCGGCATGGTGAGCCGTCGGATGGCGGTCGCGGTGTGCCCCTTGATCGGCCTGGTCGCCATCTTCAGCGCGTAGGTGCCGCTCACCGCGCCATGGGTGCCCACGTCATAGAAGTTGCACGAGCTGAGCTGCGGCGGACGGAAGTCCGACATCTGCGGCTCGAGGGTGTCCAGGTTGCCCGCGGCGTCGTAGTTGCCGGACAGCTGGGTCCAGCCATGGGTACCCGAGTTGAAGTCGTCGTGGGCGATGATCCGTGACAACGGCTGGAACTTCGTCACCCCCGGCGCAGCATCGGAATGGGCCCGCCGCATCGTTGTGTAGTCGGGCGCTGCTCGATCGGTCACGACTGCTCCTCCATCGTTGGTTCCAGTAGTGGGTTCGAGGCCGAGCCTCCACTCGCGGAGAGCGAGGAGCGACTTTGCGTCCAACCCGATCTCAACGTTTATATATTAACGTTGAGATTTGCGCAAGCCGTTCCGGTGTAAACGTTGAGATCGGGGCGCCTGTTGACATCGAGGCAACCACGACTGCCCTACCGAGTGTGGGTGCTCCGGGGCGCGCTCTGGGGCCCGGTCCGGGGCGCGCTCCGGGGCCCGGTCCGGGGCGTGCCGCGGGGCGCACGCCGTAGTGCGCTCCTCACCAGATCGGGCCTGCTGGGCTCAGTCGGAGATGTGCGCCTGGACCTGGTGGATCTTCTCCCGCAGCTGCGGGTAGCTGTCGATATAGGCGTCCACGAAGTATGCGTACTCCTCGTGCCTGTCCCGATCGGGTTCCACCACATCGGTGCGGTGCACCATCGCATCGGCAGCGGCCTGGACCGAGTCGAACAGTCCCGCCCCGGCTGCGGCGAGGATGCAGGAGCCGAGGACGGCAGCATCGCCGACCTGAGTGATGGCGATCGGCACGCCTGTCACGTCAGCGTGCATCTGCATCCAGTCGGCCGAGTTCGTCGCACCACCGCAGGCGACCATCTCCTCCAGCTGGAGCCCGGCCGTGCGCATCGATCGCAGGATGTGCTCGGTGCCGTAACAGACGCCCTCCTGGATCGCGCGGTAGAGGTGCTCAGGTCCGTGATGCAGGCTCAGGCCCCAGATGATGCCGCGCGCCTGGCCGTCGGTGTACGGGGTGCGATTGCCCTGGAAGTATTCGTTCACGATCAGGCCCTCGGAGCCGGGAGGCAGATGCCGGGAGCGCTCGTTGAGCACGTCGTAGGGGTTACGGCCGGCGGCTTCGGCAGCGGCGGTGACGTCCTTGGCGAAGTTGTCCTTGAACCACTTCAGCACCGACCCGGTCGAGACCTGACCTCCCTCCACCGTGTACTGCCCGGGCAGGACACCATCGGTGTAGGCGCCGAAGAAGCCGCGACCGGACAGCGCCTTGTCGCTCTGCCCCGAGAGCACATGGGAGGACCCGGTGATCAGCGCCATCCGGCCCGGTTGCAGCACATTGAGTCCAATCTGACCGGCCCAGGCGTCCGCACCTCCTTGGGCCACCGGGGTTCCCGGTACCAATCCCAGGTCGCGGGCCGCGCCGGCAGTCAGACCGGCCACCGGGGTGCCCAGATCGAGGACCCGCTCGGGGAGCTTCTCGAACACGTCGCCGGCACCGACGTCCGCGTAGAAGTCCTCGGGCCAGCCCCCCTCGTCCCGGTCGTAGTACATCCGGTGCGCTGCGGAGTTGATGTTGACGGTCCACTCACCGGTCAGCCGGTAGTTGATCCAGTCCGGGGCGTCGATCAGGTACTTCGTGGCCCGGTAGGTGTCGGGCTCGTTCTCCCGCAACCAGGCGGCCTTGAACGGGTACCACTCCGGGCTTGCCGGCCCGGTGCCATCGCCGTTGTAGCGCCTGGCCACCGACGCGCTCGCTTCTGCCCGCTTCGCCTGCGCCACCGCGCGCACATCCATCCACATGATGGCGGGCCGGAGTTCGCGGCCGCTCGCGTCCATGGCGACGACGGTCATCGTGGTGGCGTCGTAGGAGATTCCGGCGATCTGCTCCGGCTGCAGGCCGGAGGCCGTGAGGCACTGCGCCGTAGAAGCCGATAGGGCCTCCCACCAATCGTGCGGACTCTGTTCCGCCCAGCCGGACCGGGGATGGTGCGTGCGGTAGGGGGTGGCCGCGAAGGTGACCGGCGTGCCCGCGATGTCGAAGATCGCGACCCGACAGCTCTCGGTGCCGAAATCGATGCCCATCACGAACGGGCCGTCAGAACGGGGGGAAGTGGTCATGGTCTGCCCCTTCATCGAGTCGGTGCGGTAGGAGGCGCGGGCCTGGTGTGCGAAGCAGACTACTGTCGCCGACGCTCGGCCGCTGACGAGTGCTCAAGCGAGCGGGCGTGACCGGGCAGGCAGCGGGCGAACCGGCCCCGAGGGCCGGGAACTGCCCACCGGCGGCGATACACTCCGAAGCATCCCCCGATCCGAAGGACACAGGTGATGGCGACCCCCGCCCCGGACACCCACGACGCACTGCACCGGCTGCGGCAGGCGATGCCCGAGGTCACAGTGCTCAGCGCCGACGACGAGTTGCAGGCGCACCGGTGGGACCGGGCGCTGGACCCGAACGCCGGTGTCCCGCTGGCGGTGGTACTGCCCCGCAGCACCGAGGACGTGCAGCAGATCGTGCGGTATGCCGGTGCGCACGGCATCCCCCTGGTGCCCCGCGGCGCCGGCTCGGGGCTGTCCGGGGGAGCCTCCGCCGTCGACGGCTGCCTGGTGATCTCGATGGCGGAGATGACCGACTACGAGATCGACCCGGTGACCCGGATGGCCACGGTGCAGCCGGGCATCATCAACGCGGACCTGAAGCAGGCGACCGCCGCGGAGGGGCTCTGGTACCCGCCGGACCCGGCGAGTGTGGGGTTCTCCTCGATCGGCGGCAATGTGGCCACCAATGCCGGTGGACTGTGCTGCGTGAAGTACGGGGTAACCACCGACTACGTGCTCGGGTTGACCGTGGTGCTCGCCGACGGCACCGTGGTGAACCTGGGCGGCCCGCGGCTGAAGGAGGCCGCCGGGCTGAGCCTGACCAAGCTGTTCGTGGGCAGCGAGGGCACGCTGGGCATCATCACCCAGGTCGTGCTCCGGCTGATCCCGCCGCCGCCCCCGGCGTGCACTGTGGTCGCCACGTTCGCGGACCTGGATGCCTCCTGCCAGGCGGTGCTCGAGGTCGCCTCCACCGTGCGGGCCTCGATGCTGGAGTTCATGGACGCCGCAGCGGTGAACGCGGTCGAAGATGTGCACGGCTACGGGTTGGACCGCACCGCAGCGGCGATGCTGATCGCCCAGTCCGACCAGCCCGGTGAGGCCGGTACCCGCGAGGTGGAGGTGATCGCTGAGGTGTTCCGCAAGTTCGGTGCCACCGAGGTGCTGGTCACCAGCGACCAGGCCACCGGGGACACCTACACCGCCGCCCGCCGGGCCGCGATTCCTGCCGTGGAGGCCAAGGGCCGGCTACTGCTCGGCGACGTGGGCGTCCCGCTGCCGGAGCTGGGCTCGCTGGTCACCGGCATCGCCGAGATTTCCGCCCGGCACGAGGTGGTGATCAGCGTGATCGCACACGCCGGCGACGGGAACACCCACCCGCTGGTGGTCTTCGACCCCGACGACGCAGCTCAGGCCGCCCGCGCCGAGGTCGCCTACGGTGAGGTGATGGACCTGGCGATCGGGCTCGGTGGCACGATCACCGGGGAGCACGGGGTGGGCCGGACGAAGAAGGCCTGGCTGCCGGACTATGTGGGTGAGGACGTCGTCGCACTGAACCGCACCATCAAAGACGCACTCGACCCACGCGGCCTGCTCAACCCCGGCGCCATCCTCTGATCACACCCGCGCCACGCCCGCTCGCCCCGCTCGCAGGGCGAATCCATTCACTCGTCACCCGCTGCAGGGGTCGTGCTCCCGGGTATCGACCGGGCGAAGGACGTGTCGAACCGATTCTTGGGGTGCTCCAAAACGCGCACCCAACGCGCTCAGCGCGCCGCGGGGGCCGGCAGTTGTCCAACGCCGCGTTGGACAACTGCCTTGGCGCAACTGGGACCGCGAGATCTAGCGGGCGAGCACTGACGCCGCCATCATCCGCAGCGGCGCCTCCCGCGCCAACAGGTGGCTCAGGTCCCGGGTGACCAGCGTGCCCGGCCGTCCATGGTGACGCCGTTCCTGGGCGAGACGAATGAGCACCTCGGCTGCGCCGTCGCCGGCAATGATCGTATCCAGCAGCGCCCGGTCCGCCCGGGAGAGCACGGCCTCGCACCCCGGTGCTGCCCGCAACAGCGCCAGCGCCACCTTGGCCAGGTCCGCTCGCTCGGTCGCGGTCCAGGTCTGCGGCTCCGGGCGGTGGTAGACGGCGCCGAACAGGTGGATGCGCAGGTACTTCACCACGGCGGCGCGGCGCTGCACGAGGTCCAGGCGGGCGAACCAGGACCGCTCCAGCAGCCGGGTGAGGAACTTCAGCTCCTCGGCCACCGGGCGGGGACTGTAGGTGATCCGGTCTGCGGCGTCCTCGCCGATCACGTAGGCCGGCCCGCGGCGGTCGAAGGCCACGGCGGCCTGGAACCACAGCCGGGTGACGAAGCCGACGTCTTCCCCCACCGCCACCTTCTCGTCCAGCCGTAGGCCGAGCCGGGCGATCGTGGCCGTGGAGACCAGGCCGAGGGGTGCGGACCGGTAGCAGAGGCGGTCCTTCACCCCGTCCAGACCGGTGCGCCGCCACGGCCGGGTCGGCGGGGTGGGCACGGCCCGGTGGCCGCGCTCCAGTCGTGCGATCACCGCCTCGGCACCGGTGTTCTTCGCGAGCCAGTACCAGGACGAGATCGCCCCGGGCTGGAGGGTGTCGTCCGAGCCCATGATGGCCACGTACTCCCCGGTGGCGGCCTCGATGCCGGCGTTGAACGGGCCGGCGGGCCGGCGGCGGCCATCGTGGTGCTCCAGCCAGGTGACCTGCTCCCGGTGCTGCTCGTCCACCTCGGCGCGGATGGTGTCGGCGTCGATGTTGTGGCAGACCACCGTCAGCTGTACCCCTTCGCCGTTGTGGTCGAGCACGGACCGGACCGCTCGGGCGATCGGGCGCTCGGGGGTGTGCACGGCGATCACCAGGTCCACCCCGGGGCGCACCCGCTCCGGGCCGGTGGAGGGGTCAGTCACGGCCGGCGGCCCGGGTGCCGGTGCCGGCGTATACCGCCGCGTACTGGCTCGCCACCTGGTCCGGGGCGAACCGGTCGCCGATCGTGGCGGCCACGTCCGAGGCGTTCAGGTGGCGGGTACGGCGTTCGACGGCGGAGATCGCGTCCGCGTAGGCACTCGCCTCCTGCTCGCTCACCAAGGCTCCGACGCTGGGGTCGATGTACTCGCCCTGGCCTCCGGTCGCACCGACCACCACGGGCCGGCCGGCCACCAGGGCCTCGGCGGCCGAGACGCAGAAGTTGTCCCCCTTGGTGGGCAGGAAGAACAAGTCAGCGGCGGCCAAGGCCTCGCGGACACCCGAAGAATCGGTGGCCCCCGGCAGTCGGACCAGGTGCTCGACGCCGCGCTTGCGTGCCCGCCGAGCGACAGCCTCACGCAGCGGCCCCTCCCCCACCCAGGTGAGCCGTGCCGGGCTGCCGCGGCGGTCCAGCTCGGCCACCGTGTCCACGGCGATCAGCGGGTCCTTGCGGTCCACCAGGCCGCCGACGGCGACCAGCCGGGTGGGCGTGCGTGGCCGGATCGGGCGGGGGTCCAGGTGCTCCGGCGGGGGCACGATGCACGGCACCACCACGGTGGGGCCGGTGTTCCGGCGCTGGCGAATCGGCCGGGCCAGGTAGTCGCAGACGGCGGTGACCACGTCCGGTCGGCGGACCAGCGGCCAGAGCAGCGGCAGGGCGAGCCGCCAGAGCAACGGCAGGGTGCTCGGTGTGGTCAGTCCGGACCAGTGCTCGGTGTGCACCCAGGTCCCCTTCGGGCGCCACCAGGCCATCGCGAGCAGCGTGGAGAAGGCCATCGTGTGCACCAGGTCAGCGCCGCGGACCTCGTCGCGCAGCGCCTTCCCGGCGGCCAGGATCTGCGCCGGTGAGGTGGTGCTCATCGGGATCCGGACCACGTCCAGGCCTTGGTAGGTCAGGCGCCGGGTGCCGTCGTCGGTGTGTGGAGGTACCAGGTGCACCACCCGGATCTCGCTGACCTCGCGCCGAGACTTGATCGCCTGGATGTCGGCGAGGGTGAAGGTGCCCGAGGTGGGCACCTTTTCCGTGGGGAACCAGGTGGTGACCGCGACGACCTTCATCGGCGTGCCCCGGGCAGGCGGCCTGGTTCGGTGGAGGTTCGCACGGTTACGAGTATGGCCCACCGAGGGGTTCCGGTGCCGGGTGGGAGCGGTGAGGTGCACCACCCGGGTGGGTCACCACTCGGCGATGCTGCCGTCGGTACGGTGGAACCCGGGGGTGCGCCAGCGGTGCGGGCTCTGCGCGGCGCGGCGCACCGCGGCCTCGTCGATCTGCACCCCCAGGCCTGGACCGGTCGGGCGGTGGATGTAG is a genomic window of Ruania zhangjianzhongii containing:
- a CDS encoding glycosyltransferase family A protein, with the protein product MTDPSTGPERVRPGVDLVIAVHTPERPIARAVRSVLDHNGEGVQLTVVCHNIDADTIRAEVDEQHREQVTWLEHHDGRRRPAGPFNAGIEAATGEYVAIMGSDDTLQPGAISSWYWLAKNTGAEAVIARLERGHRAVPTPPTRPWRRTGLDGVKDRLCYRSAPLGLVSTATIARLGLRLDEKVAVGEDVGFVTRLWFQAAVAFDRRGPAYVIGEDAADRITYSPRPVAEELKFLTRLLERSWFARLDLVQRRAAVVKYLRIHLFGAVYHRPEPQTWTATERADLAKVALALLRAAPGCEAVLSRADRALLDTIIAGDGAAEVLIRLAQERRHHGRPGTLVTRDLSHLLAREAPLRMMAASVLAR
- a CDS encoding glycosyltransferase family 4 protein — its product is MKVVAVTTWFPTEKVPTSGTFTLADIQAIKSRREVSEIRVVHLVPPHTDDGTRRLTYQGLDVVRIPMSTTSPAQILAAGKALRDEVRGADLVHTMAFSTLLAMAWWRPKGTWVHTEHWSGLTTPSTLPLLWRLALPLLWPLVRRPDVVTAVCDYLARPIRQRRNTGPTVVVPCIVPPPEHLDPRPIRPRTPTRLVAVGGLVDRKDPLIAVDTVAELDRRGSPARLTWVGEGPLREAVARRARKRGVEHLVRLPGATDSSGVREALAAADLFFLPTKGDNFCVSAAEALVAGRPVVVGATGGQGEYIDPSVGALVSEQEASAYADAISAVERRTRHLNASDVAATIGDRFAPDQVASQYAAVYAGTGTRAAGRD